One genomic window of Gossypium hirsutum isolate 1008001.06 chromosome D11, Gossypium_hirsutum_v2.1, whole genome shotgun sequence includes the following:
- the LOC107911777 gene encoding serine/threonine-protein kinase BLUS1 isoform X3 produces MEHTLEKRYPVNPKDYKLYEEIGEGVSATVYRALCIPLNEIVAIKVLDLEKCNSDLDGIRREVRTMSLIDHPNLLWALCSFTTGHSLWIVMPYMAGGSCLHIMKSAYPEGFEEPVIATLLREVLKALVYLHAHGHIHRDVKAGNILIDSDGAVKLADFGVSASMFDAGDRQRSRNTFVGTPCWMAPEVMQQLHGYDFKADIWSFGITALELAHGHAPFSKYPPMKVLLMTLQNAPPGLDYERDKRFSKSFKEMVAACLVKDPKKRPTSEKLLKHQFFKNARSYDYLARTILEGFASLGERFRVLKTKEADLLVENKALYEDKEQLSQKEYIRGISAWNFNLEDLKSQAALIHDYDDVPNAEDRDGSNGVVGLSPERMSSEMASNSIASSSQEDGPNDLHDLKSSLASFPIKPLQALKKQGCFDIGEDDEDVNSPNRKGVNQSGSEPFVIKSSRAMDQDASRNEGENSGQSSSLLHQAIPEHKKFLSGPLIPDNAFSPKKVTGNGDRDFPQPKFQSEHNYSGPLLYRQRRETNSPSPEDASEGAVVRRGRFKVTSAELSPKAMAL; encoded by the exons ATGGAGCATACTTTGGAGAAACGATATCCAGTCAATCCAAAAGATTACAAGTTATATGAAGAAATTGGAGAAGGTGTCAGTGCCACTGTGTACAGGGCTTTATGCATTCCACTTAATGAGATTGTTGCTATCAAGGTTCTTGATTTGGAAAAGTGCAATAGTGATCTG GATGGCATCCGAAGAGAGGTACGTACCATGAGCTTGATTGATCACCCAAATTTACTATGGGCACTTTGCTCGTTCACCACTGGTCACAGCCTTTGGATTGTGATGCCATACATGGCTGGGGGATCCTGCTTGCATATAATGAAATCCGCTTATCCAGAAGGTTTTGAAGAGCCTGTTATTGCTACTTTATTGCGTGAAGTCCTTAAAGCTCTTGTCTATCTTCATGCCCATGGGCACATTCACAGAGACGTGAAG GCTGGGAATATCTTAATTGATTCTGATGGTGCTGTCAAGTTGGCAGACTTTGGAGTGTCAGCAAGCATGTTTGATGCTGGAGACAGACAGCGTTCCAGAAATACTTTCGTTGGAACTCCTTGCTG GATGGCTCCAGAAGTTATGCAGCAATTGCATGGTTATGACTTCAA AGCCGACATCTGGTCTTTTGGAATAACAGCACTTGAACTTGCTCATGGCCATGCCCCATTTTCCAAGTATCCACCGATGAAA GTTTTGTTAATGACCTTGCAAAATGCTCCTCCTGGTCTAGATTATGAAAGGGACAAAAGGTTCTCAAAG TCTTTCAAGGAGATGGTAGCTGCTTGTTTGGTGAAAGACCCAAAGAAACGTCCGACTTCAGAGAAGCTTTTGAAGCACCAGTTCTTTAAAAATGCACGCTCTTATGATTATCTAGCTCGAACCATTCTTGAAGGTTTTGCTTCATTAGGTGAACGGTTTAGGGTGCTAAAG ACAAAAGAAGCTGATCTTCTTGTAGAGAACAAGGCTCTCTATGAGGACAAGGAGCAATTATCACAG AAAGAGTATATAAGAGGAATTAGTGCCTGGAATTTCAACCTGGAGGACTTGAAAAGTCAGGCTGCACTT ATTCATGATTATGATGATGTGCCAAATGCAGAAGATCGAGATGGCAGCAATGGTGTTGTTGGATTATCACCAGAGAGAATGTCTTCTGAAATGGCTAGTAATTCCATTGCTTCAAGTAGCCAGGAG GATGGGCCTAATGATCTTCATGATCTAAAGAGTTCCCTTGCTTCATTTCCCATTAAACCTCTTCAAGCACTCAA aAAACA AGGCTGTTTTGACATTGGTGAAGATGATGAGGATGTAAACAGTCCGAATCGGAAAGGTGTTAACCAATCAGGAAGTGAGCCATTTGTTATAAAGTCATCAAGAGCTATGGATCAAGATGCTAGTAGAAACGAGGGTGAGAACTCCGGGCAAAGTAGCTCGTTACTTCATCAAGCCATTCCAGAGCACAAAAAGTTCTTGAGCGGTCCACTAATACCTGATAATGCCTTCTCTCCTAAAAAGGTTACAGGAAATGGGGACAG GGACTTTCCACAGCCCAAATTTCAATCTGAACACAACTACAGTGGTCCATTGTTGTATCGCCAGAGGAGAGAAACAAATAGTCCTTCACCAG AGGATGCATCAGAGGGAGCAGTTGTTCGGCGGGGGCGCTTTAAAGTGACTTCAGCCGAACTCAGTCCCAAG GCAATGGCTTTGTAA
- the LOC107911777 gene encoding STE20/SPS1-related proline-alanine-rich protein kinase isoform X1, translated as MEHTLEKRYPVNPKDYKLYEEIGEGVSATVYRALCIPLNEIVAIKVLDLEKCNSDLDGIRREVRTMSLIDHPNLLWALCSFTTGHSLWIVMPYMAGGSCLHIMKSAYPEGFEEPVIATLLREVLKALVYLHAHGHIHRDVKAGNILIDSDGAVKLADFGVSASMFDAGDRQRSRNTFVGTPCWMAPEVMQQLHGYDFKADIWSFGITALELAHGHAPFSKYPPMKVLLMTLQNAPPGLDYERDKRFSKSFKEMVAACLVKDPKKRPTSEKLLKHQFFKNARSYDYLARTILEGFASLGERFRVLKTKEADLLVENKALYEDKEQLSQKEYIRGISAWNFNLEDLKSQAALIHDYDDVPNAEDRDGSNGVVGLSPERMSSEMASNSIASSSQEDGPNDLHDLKSSLASFPIKPLQALKKQGCFDIGEDDEDVNSPNRKGVNQSGSEPFVIKSSRAMDQDASRNEGENSGQSSSLLHQAIPEHKKFLSGPLIPDNAFSPKKVTGNGDRDFPQPKFQSEHNYSGPLLYRQRRETNSPSPEDASEGAVVRRGRFKVTSAELSPKGPTNCILNPVTGGSTNPASLNLSPSAVLPSLQCILQQNTIQREEIVRLIKHLEQTSGKLGDFTEVGINDFLQIAHSSSREKELQFRVLQLQQSIGNLVEELQRQKMKNAQLEKQLNALANNKE; from the exons ATGGAGCATACTTTGGAGAAACGATATCCAGTCAATCCAAAAGATTACAAGTTATATGAAGAAATTGGAGAAGGTGTCAGTGCCACTGTGTACAGGGCTTTATGCATTCCACTTAATGAGATTGTTGCTATCAAGGTTCTTGATTTGGAAAAGTGCAATAGTGATCTG GATGGCATCCGAAGAGAGGTACGTACCATGAGCTTGATTGATCACCCAAATTTACTATGGGCACTTTGCTCGTTCACCACTGGTCACAGCCTTTGGATTGTGATGCCATACATGGCTGGGGGATCCTGCTTGCATATAATGAAATCCGCTTATCCAGAAGGTTTTGAAGAGCCTGTTATTGCTACTTTATTGCGTGAAGTCCTTAAAGCTCTTGTCTATCTTCATGCCCATGGGCACATTCACAGAGACGTGAAG GCTGGGAATATCTTAATTGATTCTGATGGTGCTGTCAAGTTGGCAGACTTTGGAGTGTCAGCAAGCATGTTTGATGCTGGAGACAGACAGCGTTCCAGAAATACTTTCGTTGGAACTCCTTGCTG GATGGCTCCAGAAGTTATGCAGCAATTGCATGGTTATGACTTCAA AGCCGACATCTGGTCTTTTGGAATAACAGCACTTGAACTTGCTCATGGCCATGCCCCATTTTCCAAGTATCCACCGATGAAA GTTTTGTTAATGACCTTGCAAAATGCTCCTCCTGGTCTAGATTATGAAAGGGACAAAAGGTTCTCAAAG TCTTTCAAGGAGATGGTAGCTGCTTGTTTGGTGAAAGACCCAAAGAAACGTCCGACTTCAGAGAAGCTTTTGAAGCACCAGTTCTTTAAAAATGCACGCTCTTATGATTATCTAGCTCGAACCATTCTTGAAGGTTTTGCTTCATTAGGTGAACGGTTTAGGGTGCTAAAG ACAAAAGAAGCTGATCTTCTTGTAGAGAACAAGGCTCTCTATGAGGACAAGGAGCAATTATCACAG AAAGAGTATATAAGAGGAATTAGTGCCTGGAATTTCAACCTGGAGGACTTGAAAAGTCAGGCTGCACTT ATTCATGATTATGATGATGTGCCAAATGCAGAAGATCGAGATGGCAGCAATGGTGTTGTTGGATTATCACCAGAGAGAATGTCTTCTGAAATGGCTAGTAATTCCATTGCTTCAAGTAGCCAGGAG GATGGGCCTAATGATCTTCATGATCTAAAGAGTTCCCTTGCTTCATTTCCCATTAAACCTCTTCAAGCACTCAA aAAACA AGGCTGTTTTGACATTGGTGAAGATGATGAGGATGTAAACAGTCCGAATCGGAAAGGTGTTAACCAATCAGGAAGTGAGCCATTTGTTATAAAGTCATCAAGAGCTATGGATCAAGATGCTAGTAGAAACGAGGGTGAGAACTCCGGGCAAAGTAGCTCGTTACTTCATCAAGCCATTCCAGAGCACAAAAAGTTCTTGAGCGGTCCACTAATACCTGATAATGCCTTCTCTCCTAAAAAGGTTACAGGAAATGGGGACAG GGACTTTCCACAGCCCAAATTTCAATCTGAACACAACTACAGTGGTCCATTGTTGTATCGCCAGAGGAGAGAAACAAATAGTCCTTCACCAG AGGATGCATCAGAGGGAGCAGTTGTTCGGCGGGGGCGCTTTAAAGTGACTTCAGCCGAACTCAGTCCCAAG GGACCTACAAACTGCATACTTAACCCGGTTACCGGAGGTTCAACCAATCCAGCATCTCTAAACCTTTCACCTAGTGCTGTTCTCCCATCTCTACAATGCATTTTGCAACAGAACACCATACAAAGG GAAGAAATTGTTAGACTGATCAAACATTTGGAGCAAACTTCTG GTAAGCTTGGGGATTTTACAGAAGTGGGCATCAATGACTTTTTGCAG ATAGCGCACTCTTCTTCGAGGGAGAAAGAACTGCAATTTCGGGTGCTTCAACTGCAACAGAG TATTGGGAACCTAGTTGAGGAATTGCAGAGACAGAAAATGAAGAACGCTCAG TTAGAGAAACAATTAAATGCATTGGCCAACAACAAAGAGTGA
- the LOC107911228 gene encoding uncharacterized protein yields the protein MRQILERERKREMIEEIQMEGNSHRGKGRSARKKKNAIDEGEKEGGDLMECSGKYCGSCTAAVIADCVAICCCPCALLNFLTLALIKLPWKMGRRCLGFGKMKRKRKKTSGTVNEGDGNFKGRVRVEQEIWEFPAGFEEEEEMGKFGARFEAESVWLELYQIGHWGFGRVSFTGI from the coding sequence ATGCGTCAGATTTTAGAGAGAGAGAGGAAGAGAGAAATGATTGAAGAAATTCAAATGGAGGGGAATTCACATAGAGGAAAAGGAAGATCTGCAAGGAAAAAGAAGAACGCCATTGatgaaggagaaaaagaaggtggggatttgatggagtgTTCAGGCAAGTATTGTGGATCATGCACCGCTGCTGTAATCGCCGATTGTGTCGCAATCTGTTGTTGCCCTTGTGCTTTGCTCAACTTTTTGACACTTGCATTGATTAAGCTACCGTGGAAGATGGGGAGGAGGTGTTTGGGGTTCGGGAAAATGAAGAGAAAACGCAAGAAAACAAGTGGTACTGTTAATGAAGGTGACGGGAATTTCAAAGGGAGGGTAAGGGTAGAACAGGAAATCTGGGAATTTCCAGCAggatttgaagaagaagaagaaatggggAAATTTGGTGCCAGATTTGAAGCCGAGAGTGTTTGGTTAGAGCTGTATCAGATTGGCCATTGGGGTTTTGGGAGGGTTTCTTTCACTGGTATttaa
- the LOC107911777 gene encoding STE20/SPS1-related proline-alanine-rich protein kinase isoform X2, with protein sequence MEHTLEKRYPVNPKDYKLYEEIGEGVSATVYRALCIPLNEIVAIKVLDLEKCNSDLDGIRREVRTMSLIDHPNLLWALCSFTTGHSLWIVMPYMAGGSCLHIMKSAYPEGFEEPVIATLLREVLKALVYLHAHGHIHRDVKAGNILIDSDGAVKLADFGVSASMFDAGDRQRSRNTFVGTPCWMAPEVMQQLHGYDFKADIWSFGITALELAHGHAPFSKYPPMKVLLMTLQNAPPGLDYERDKRFSKSFKEMVAACLVKDPKKRPTSEKLLKHQFFKNARSYDYLARTILEGFASLGERFRVLKTKEADLLVENKALYEDKEQLSQKEYIRGISAWNFNLEDLKSQAALIHDYDDVPNAEDRDGSNGVVGLSPERMSSEMASNSIASSSQEDGPNDLHDLKSSLASFPIKPLQALKGCFDIGEDDEDVNSPNRKGVNQSGSEPFVIKSSRAMDQDASRNEGENSGQSSSLLHQAIPEHKKFLSGPLIPDNAFSPKKVTGNGDRDFPQPKFQSEHNYSGPLLYRQRRETNSPSPEDASEGAVVRRGRFKVTSAELSPKGPTNCILNPVTGGSTNPASLNLSPSAVLPSLQCILQQNTIQREEIVRLIKHLEQTSGKLGDFTEVGINDFLQIAHSSSREKELQFRVLQLQQSIGNLVEELQRQKMKNAQLEKQLNALANNKE encoded by the exons ATGGAGCATACTTTGGAGAAACGATATCCAGTCAATCCAAAAGATTACAAGTTATATGAAGAAATTGGAGAAGGTGTCAGTGCCACTGTGTACAGGGCTTTATGCATTCCACTTAATGAGATTGTTGCTATCAAGGTTCTTGATTTGGAAAAGTGCAATAGTGATCTG GATGGCATCCGAAGAGAGGTACGTACCATGAGCTTGATTGATCACCCAAATTTACTATGGGCACTTTGCTCGTTCACCACTGGTCACAGCCTTTGGATTGTGATGCCATACATGGCTGGGGGATCCTGCTTGCATATAATGAAATCCGCTTATCCAGAAGGTTTTGAAGAGCCTGTTATTGCTACTTTATTGCGTGAAGTCCTTAAAGCTCTTGTCTATCTTCATGCCCATGGGCACATTCACAGAGACGTGAAG GCTGGGAATATCTTAATTGATTCTGATGGTGCTGTCAAGTTGGCAGACTTTGGAGTGTCAGCAAGCATGTTTGATGCTGGAGACAGACAGCGTTCCAGAAATACTTTCGTTGGAACTCCTTGCTG GATGGCTCCAGAAGTTATGCAGCAATTGCATGGTTATGACTTCAA AGCCGACATCTGGTCTTTTGGAATAACAGCACTTGAACTTGCTCATGGCCATGCCCCATTTTCCAAGTATCCACCGATGAAA GTTTTGTTAATGACCTTGCAAAATGCTCCTCCTGGTCTAGATTATGAAAGGGACAAAAGGTTCTCAAAG TCTTTCAAGGAGATGGTAGCTGCTTGTTTGGTGAAAGACCCAAAGAAACGTCCGACTTCAGAGAAGCTTTTGAAGCACCAGTTCTTTAAAAATGCACGCTCTTATGATTATCTAGCTCGAACCATTCTTGAAGGTTTTGCTTCATTAGGTGAACGGTTTAGGGTGCTAAAG ACAAAAGAAGCTGATCTTCTTGTAGAGAACAAGGCTCTCTATGAGGACAAGGAGCAATTATCACAG AAAGAGTATATAAGAGGAATTAGTGCCTGGAATTTCAACCTGGAGGACTTGAAAAGTCAGGCTGCACTT ATTCATGATTATGATGATGTGCCAAATGCAGAAGATCGAGATGGCAGCAATGGTGTTGTTGGATTATCACCAGAGAGAATGTCTTCTGAAATGGCTAGTAATTCCATTGCTTCAAGTAGCCAGGAG GATGGGCCTAATGATCTTCATGATCTAAAGAGTTCCCTTGCTTCATTTCCCATTAAACCTCTTCAAGCACTCAA AGGCTGTTTTGACATTGGTGAAGATGATGAGGATGTAAACAGTCCGAATCGGAAAGGTGTTAACCAATCAGGAAGTGAGCCATTTGTTATAAAGTCATCAAGAGCTATGGATCAAGATGCTAGTAGAAACGAGGGTGAGAACTCCGGGCAAAGTAGCTCGTTACTTCATCAAGCCATTCCAGAGCACAAAAAGTTCTTGAGCGGTCCACTAATACCTGATAATGCCTTCTCTCCTAAAAAGGTTACAGGAAATGGGGACAG GGACTTTCCACAGCCCAAATTTCAATCTGAACACAACTACAGTGGTCCATTGTTGTATCGCCAGAGGAGAGAAACAAATAGTCCTTCACCAG AGGATGCATCAGAGGGAGCAGTTGTTCGGCGGGGGCGCTTTAAAGTGACTTCAGCCGAACTCAGTCCCAAG GGACCTACAAACTGCATACTTAACCCGGTTACCGGAGGTTCAACCAATCCAGCATCTCTAAACCTTTCACCTAGTGCTGTTCTCCCATCTCTACAATGCATTTTGCAACAGAACACCATACAAAGG GAAGAAATTGTTAGACTGATCAAACATTTGGAGCAAACTTCTG GTAAGCTTGGGGATTTTACAGAAGTGGGCATCAATGACTTTTTGCAG ATAGCGCACTCTTCTTCGAGGGAGAAAGAACTGCAATTTCGGGTGCTTCAACTGCAACAGAG TATTGGGAACCTAGTTGAGGAATTGCAGAGACAGAAAATGAAGAACGCTCAG TTAGAGAAACAATTAAATGCATTGGCCAACAACAAAGAGTGA